In the Helicobacter typhlonius genome, one interval contains:
- a CDS encoding sodium-dependent transporter, protein MNNFSKIGFILAALGSSIGLGHIWRFPYVAGTNGGGAFVLLYLVLALSLGIAMLIGEMLIGNRGGGGANAVKSYENLDVSSSKKWRLAGFTLIGGPIILSFYAIVLGWVFYYLFMVSFNLPENMQDSQTIFNTLYTNGFVPQTLGLLFVMGITALVISRGVKKGIEALNLILTPLLFIIFFGLLLYAMSMDSFSKALHFMLSFDINEAKKALTLNVFIDSLGQVFFSLSLGVGIIITYAASSQSNQNLLKSALWVVLSGILIAIMAGLMIFTFVYEYNGEVGGDAGLIFITLPVMLSHLGIWGNVIAFLFLIAFSFAGITSAISLLEPAVMYVCETYHWSRAKATWSIAGAISALGMLIICSICTPMADYLTIGGKTLMDSVEFLSANVIMTLGGLLAVIFIGWAVPKNQLQAYTAHFFNKLTFTLWYIIMRYIAPLITIMILVAVSVEFFTGKNIATFLFSE, encoded by the coding sequence ATGAATAATTTTAGCAAAATTGGTTTTATTCTCGCCGCACTTGGAAGCTCTATCGGCTTAGGGCATATTTGGCGTTTTCCTTATGTGGCAGGGACAAATGGCGGCGGTGCATTCGTGCTTTTGTATTTGGTTTTGGCACTCTCACTTGGCATTGCAATGCTTATTGGCGAAATGCTTATTGGGAACAGGGGGGGGGGGGGCGCTAATGCTGTCAAAAGCTATGAAAATCTTGATGTGAGCTCAAGTAAAAAATGGCGTTTAGCTGGTTTTACGCTTATTGGTGGTCCTATTATCCTATCCTTTTATGCTATCGTGCTAGGCTGGGTGTTTTACTATCTCTTTATGGTGAGTTTTAATCTCCCTGAAAATATGCAAGATTCACAAACAATTTTTAATACTCTCTATACAAATGGTTTTGTGCCCCAAACGCTTGGTTTGCTTTTTGTAATGGGAATCACTGCATTAGTTATCTCTCGCGGTGTTAAAAAAGGTATTGAAGCTTTGAATCTTATCCTCACACCGCTTCTTTTCATTATATTTTTTGGCTTATTGCTCTATGCTATGAGTATGGATTCTTTTAGCAAAGCATTACATTTTATGTTGAGCTTTGATATAAATGAAGCAAAAAAAGCCCTCACGCTTAATGTATTTATTGATTCTCTAGGGCAGGTGTTTTTCTCGCTTTCACTCGGGGTAGGTATCATCATCACTTATGCCGCTTCCTCACAAAGCAATCAAAATCTCCTTAAAAGCGCACTTTGGGTAGTGCTATCTGGAATTTTAATCGCTATTATGGCTGGACTTATGATTTTTACATTTGTATATGAATATAATGGTGAAGTAGGAGGGGATGCTGGACTTATCTTTATAACTTTACCTGTTATGCTCTCTCATCTTGGTATATGGGGCAATGTCATCGCATTTTTATTCCTCATTGCCTTTAGTTTTGCAGGCATTACCTCTGCGATTTCACTCCTTGAACCCGCCGTTATGTATGTATGCGAAACTTACCATTGGAGCAGAGCAAAGGCGACTTGGAGCATTGCTGGAGCAATTAGCGCACTTGGTATGCTTATCATTTGCTCCATTTGCACGCCTATGGCGGATTATCTTACTATTGGTGGCAAAACACTTATGGATAGCGTTGAATTTCTCTCTGCAAATGTAATTATGACACTTGGGGGACTTTTAGCAGTTATTTTTATTGGTTGGGCTGTGCCAAAAAATCAATTACAAGCATATACCGCGCATTTTTTTAATAAACTCACTTTTACTCTTTGGTATATCATTATGCGCTACATTGCGCCACTTATTACTATTATGATACTTGTAGCGGTGAGTGTGGAATTTTTCACAGGAAAAAATATTGCAACCTTTCTCTTTAGCGAGTAA
- a CDS encoding BspA family leucine-rich repeat surface protein, with protein sequence MKRLLFMVMFVITSVFIWIGCEDSQKQSIKYHPKDRAELVKLINDENVNLSEIDTSAITDMSYLFARFSTEQCYDVFAEFFKHIESFVIVATMEKAAQKGDKWIPTEADKQTIKDNLIVQWETEREKCIHNARERVDFSGIESWNVANVKDMSYMFGGVENFNEPLGKWNVSRVQNMRGMFGKTAFNQNIQSWNTASVESMNAMFARSTFNQPLNSWNVSKVKDMSLMFFETSHFNQPLNDWDISQVEDMNFMFQKAKSFSQNLESWGERLNPQVRTYLMFEDSFLQSNPPKWYKED encoded by the coding sequence ATGAAAAGATTATTGTTTATGGTGATGTTTGTAATAACGAGTGTATTTATATGGATTGGCTGCGAGGATTCTCAAAAACAAAGTATTAAGTATCACCCAAAAGATAGAGCGGAGCTTGTCAAACTTATCAATGATGAAAATGTGAATCTAAGTGAAATTGATACAAGTGCTATTACTGATATGAGCTATCTTTTTGCTCGTTTTAGCACAGAACAATGTTATGACGTATTTGCAGAGTTTTTTAAACATATAGAATCTTTTGTGATTGTCGCTACTATGGAAAAAGCTGCACAAAAAGGGGATAAGTGGATTCCCACAGAAGCGGATAAGCAGACTATCAAAGATAATCTTATAGTGCAATGGGAGACAGAGAGGGAGAAGTGCATTCATAATGCGAGAGAAAGAGTAGATTTTAGCGGGATAGAATCGTGGAATGTAGCTAATGTCAAAGATATGAGCTATATGTTTGGTGGTGTAGAGAACTTTAATGAGCCTTTAGGCAAGTGGAATGTGAGCAGAGTGCAAAATATGCGCGGTATGTTTGGTAAAACTGCATTTAATCAAAATATACAATCGTGGAATACTGCAAGTGTGGAAAGTATGAACGCGATGTTTGCTAGAAGCACGTTTAATCAGCCACTTAATAGCTGGAATGTGAGTAAAGTTAAGGATATGTCTTTAATGTTTTTTGAAACATCACATTTCAATCAACCTTTGAATGATTGGGATATTTCGCAAGTAGAGGATATGAATTTTATGTTTCAAAAGGCTAAGAGCTTTAGTCAAAACCTTGAGAGTTGGGGCGAGAGGCTTAATCCTCAAGTGCGAACATATTTGATGTTTGAAGATTCATTTTTGCAATCAAACCCACCCAAATGGTATAAGGAGGATTAA